One window from the genome of Musa acuminata AAA Group cultivar baxijiao chromosome BXJ1-4, Cavendish_Baxijiao_AAA, whole genome shotgun sequence encodes:
- the LOC135671926 gene encoding PLASMODESMATA CALLOSE-BINDING PROTEIN 3-like has protein sequence MAALAFAVLMLAMIGGSEGAWCICKPELGDTALQKTLDYACGAGADCTPILQNGACYSPNTVKDHCSYAVNSYYQRKGQTQQACDFSSTATLTTTDPSKNGCTYPATSSAAGTSNSTPATSTPGTTPGTFTPTTGGLSGLGPTSSISTDNNNGGFLPKAGMDSLLLLLIAICSGMGLLG, from the exons AGGGTGCTTGGTGTATCTGTAAGCCTGAGCTGGGTGACACTGCTCTGCAGAAGACACTGGACTATGCTTGTGGAGCTGGGGCTGACTGCACCCCCATCCTCCAAAATGGAGCTTGTTACAGTCCCAACACAGTGAAAGACCATTGCTCGTATGCTGTGAACAGTTACTACCAGAGGAAGGGGCAGACACAACAGGCTTGTGATTTCTCAAGCACTGCTACTCTTACTACCACGGATCCTA GTAAGAATGGTTGCACTTACCCTGCAACTTCCAG CGCTGCAGGCACAAGCAATTCTACACCAGCAACAAGCACCCCGGGCACAACCCCCGGCACCTTCACTCCAACCACCGGAGGACTGAGTGGATTAGGGCCCACGAGCAGCATTTCCACCGACAATAACAATGGTGGTTTCCTCCCAAAGGCAGGGATggattccctcctcctcctcctgattGCCATTTGCTCAGGGATGGGTTTGTTGGGTTGA